Below is a window of Camelina sativa cultivar DH55 chromosome 11, Cs, whole genome shotgun sequence DNA.
TAGATAAGATTTGCAAGGACTACAAATGGAGAATACTGAAGTcttgtatatattgttttgaagATGATATGTAGCTCTTCTTTCGAATAAATATAGGGGTTTACTgccatagtaaaaaaaaaaaaatcagaaataaactaaataagtTGTATAATACAATCACATGTCTAGGGGAAGAAGGTCAATGGCAAAATGGCAGATCACATGTGTTCGCTTATTTCAATACACTTTTGTTTGCTGGACCTCTTAccttttttaactctctctccaATAGTCACgggaaatatatttttttctgacaTTGTCTGACAAcagttaaccaaaaaaaagcagTAAGATTTTTGGCAAATTTtagcaaaattatttaaattattggtTAATCCCTCATAGAGGCCACATCAAACAATTGCAGTTGATTTATGACTATGTGATAGCTGCTGATAGTATATATTCTTCTGTTTTACTAAAAAGTTGCAAAAGAACACACATGAAGATGTTGTCAAAAAAGCACACACATAGATTAGATTGGCAAAAGGATCGGCAGTTGGCTGTAATTAAAACGTTATCAGTCTACTGGCTGAGTAAGAATTAGTGTCTTTAACTAATACTTTAGGTATTCAGTTTCCAGAATATCTATTTTCTTGTAGGTTACCAGCAGTACCCCATTTTAGGAAACTTTTACATGTTGAGATGTTTGTTAATTATGGTCCCTTAAATTGTGGGTTTCGATTTTATATCAACCCCTTCTCCGTGGTTAATTAGTAGATTAATCCTAGTTAAGAAAAAAGGAGGTTTGAACTTTCTACTATGATactatatagacaaaaaaaaagttactactatttttaaaaaaggataaATAAATGAGAAAAAGGTCACATGGGTGATTAAAAATAGAGAGACCATTCACCAATCTTGATACGTGAAAATGTTAGGTAATGGCAGTTGGGATACCTTTTTGCAtgtgctctctctctcctatcttattctttctttccctctctctcttctttcttgacGCTCACATGCACATCCTCCTCTCACTCTTCTGATACATTATCTCTATTCTCTCCTCATACTCGATTACTATACGTGACTCATGTTTCACACGTAAGTACGAGACACATGTTTCACTGTCAATGCATGTTTGGTTAGCAATAATATAGATCTTTGATCGCCGAGTTGAACAAGTCGTTACATATTAACGGTTCGGTAATAAATACAGACGTTTGTAATTTACATTAATTGTTTTTACTATACAAACTGTTTAACATCCAACAATATTGCCATTCACTGCAAACATGATCAGTTTATCACCCTCGATCGTGGGAAAAATATGTTTGATAGTCTAGTCTAGTGTAGGTTGTTCCCCCCACTGCATTGGTCGATCTTTACAAGTTAATGACAAGCTGCTAGCCTGCTACGTATGTTAAAATTTAGGTTTTCCGGCAGTTATATTTGGATTCATATTTGGTCCAAACTGAtgacaaaaatgttttttttttggttaatgatgACAAAAGTTAGTTATGCATACTGCGGTAAAAAGGAATTTAGAGAATTAAGGAGGAAGACATATCGTTAGGTTAAAATATGGAGTATTGATTAGACCTGCTGGTACAAAACAAATAGCtgttcaataataatttttatttgtattgtcgacaaaaaaaaaatttttgatttgtaCTATTTTAGTGATTTACATAGTACAGtttgtgaaaatatgaaaataaatcttaaatatattatcgAAATGTAagcatcataaaaaaaaatatatatatacctttgtaTTTCTTTTCTACCATCTATTATTACAGTATTTGGACTTTGGAGCAAAACTAAATTGTTACTATTGTTTTAGACAATAGGTAATCGAACAAAAAATGTCTTTTGAATAGCACACtttgagaaaattaataaatatgaaatacTCATAACAGTCAGTAGTGGATATTGTCAAATATCTgagcaatataaattaaaagaatgtGCTAGTGAAAAGACTTGATCACTAGAAAAATCTATGTCAAAATCGGCAGATGttcttttagaattaaaaataaagacgTCGACGTTTATTTTTTGAAGATCATCTgaaatctttattataaatattaacacACTAGTTGAGAATCCTTCAGCATATTATTGTTCGTATTTTTCTTAATACATTATCTTTTACATGTCATTGTTGATCCAAAACAATGTTATTCGAAAGTTACTACTCTTTGAcaaaagtttttctttctttcttcagtATTGATCTTTAATTTGTCTGAGCAAAGATCACACTTGTTACATATGTAATTTGCATAACTTCCATTTgacatacatattatatatatatttttaaatcgtTTAAGTAATTGATAATATTTTAGATGGTCAAAATTTTACGAATCAAAATAAGCATATTGTATACGTTTCTGTGGTAGAAAAATGGATGGTAGTTGAGAAACAGTAATTTTGATTATCCAAAAAAGAGCTTTGTTTCAAAAAGATACCGGACTTTaggttaaaaatgaaaaaaaacaataatgataaagtaaaagtaaagcttttctattatttaattttcatgtCACAGAGAGTCTTCTCAGTGTAATTGTCAAGAATCGAAATGACTAATGTTCCCGAATCTATTGGCTCTTTGTCGCTTAGCTTTAAGCCAATTACACCGACACGGTTGTAAATCTTCTGACGTATGTTACGAGGCTTCGTGTGTtttgaatatatacttttttttttttttgcaaaatctttcatattcttttactaaattaaattaagatGTTTCAAATTGAAACCATGCATGGTGAAACCGTCCAAGATTTTTGTTCAACGCTTGGTTTGTTATTTTATGGGAAAACATGAAAGAGAATTGACTCCCAATACATtactttttacatatatataaacagaagatataatatttatcgtagttaaaaaaatagttatatgaCCTTACTAATACATActtcatttgttttgtaaagaatatcattttagaagaaaaaaaattgtttcataaAATGTGTCATTCTACATTTTTAAATGTGCttttttatattaagtttttctaatttatcCCTAAACCCAAAACTTATTCCATTACATTTAAATCATTAACCACTTATTAAATAGTAGCATACATGtataattaaaacttttattaatttgtatgaaatatgtcaaaatgacactttttataCAACagaacaaatattattttaatttactaacccaattttttttttttgttctgccCAAGGTTCAAACTTACAATTCATACTTTCACTTGCATATATCCTGACGAAATAAACAATGTAAATATGTAATCTTAAGGTTCTATATAAAGTAGTATAAACTAGAAAGACCTGAAACCTAATTaaaatgtgaaagaagagagaagagaaaacaccTTTAAAAAGGTGTAATAAAAGTCTTGATCACATTCACGGGTCGAATCATGGCTCGGTGAAGAAGCAACCAAACGACCGAACCATATCCATATCTGATCCCCACATGTCGTCTTCTCTTAACTCTTAAGTTTGCTTTATCAACATTGCGTACGTGTGCTTTATAATTTCGAACACAGCAGTAACAAAGATTTCATTTTCAGCAGCGTGACgttgttttcatttttcttaagtttttttcttgctAATAACGTGCGAGGAGATTTAATCtcgatagaaaaaaaaaagaacaattagAGAAAGGCGAATTGATGAATGACACGGTGCGTTTTTGGATACCACATGACTTGGGCTAAGAAGCAAGCCCAACGTAGTTTGTATAGCCGACCTTTTGTTTCCTCGTTGGTCCACATGCACACGTTTTCATCTTTTGGTGTGTTTTGTTTACTATTTTTACTTGTCAGTTTATTTGGTCTATCTActgtcaaaatatttaatactcaacatataaaataataaaaaaagaatttctaCAGTATTATatcattatttaattatatattctataatttttttctataatattctatattctataatcttttttctataatattctatattctataatcttttttatttgttataaaatcaTGTACTACCTTGAACTTCATACAtagtttacaaataattttttaaaaacattataaacagaAATACTGAAccgttgatgatgatggtacaTGTTGCCCATGTTGGATTCATACCGCGTGAGACGTTAAATAAAATAGTGTACCAAACGTAACACTACTTTGTTTTCAATACATCATCATTCTTTTGGGGTTattgtaacaatttttttttgacatctgTAATATAGATAACAAGATTAGTGGTTTTCCTacgaaggagaaaaaaataagaaatgttaTAGGAAGTGACCTAAGAAAAGGACAATAATCGTAGAAAATAATGGACCGTGGGATTGAGAATCTTATCTATTGCGCTCTTTAGAGCCCCTTTGGTCCACCTTTAAGGTTGCTGTTGGTGTTTTCATAATTCGGACTATTCTAATCAGTAATCACAGTCattgttttaccaaaacttTGTTGAACAATACTAAAAGTACAatggagaaaaatatattaaaatatcattCATCACCCGTGGGTTGTTTACCATCATTAAAATGATCTTTTAACATATCAAATCTAGAATCTGCTTAAAGAATATGATCTAATGATAtcgaaatcaaataaaagtagGGTAACACTCGATTACAATATTGCCTccatatcccctatataataaaacagaactACAccgtagactatataattttaataagttagatacaaataggttatacatcaagttttatattatttgtatagttcagatttattgtttccaaaaatcttaaagagaatattctaaagaatcatttgatatcatctaacttaccatattaattttttttattaaattattcatcaaataaaatcctttgatatataacttaacatattaacttgttaattatcattatacttcacctttcatttttatatatgagtctattttgtgaaacaaataaattatcatattatttattataattagaaaatagttttatttccggatataccataagttaaatttttaaaaacaaatataaatgattcaatttataaaatattcaagttttattaatattattcttaaaaaataatatctattgaattaaaatttttactgagtaacgggtcaaatttgaatatttaaattcagtttcatacttttttgttgaattttataattttatataatataataaacttttaaataatttattttgaaatatttttaaaatattgaaacttgatattaaagtttgAAACTAATAACACTCTAAATtagtttgttatagcaatgtcaataatatatcactataatatgaaagaattaaaaaaaaccaagtaacaaaaagtataacaatatattaaattactcataatataataactcgctttttaaaaaccaaattcacaaaattatgtcttataatgataCTCAAGTCATGaagtagaatatacattgttgaaataacttcacgtacataaactaatacaacatattaaatttttattttaaaatagaaatatacaaaattttgtataaaaataaattttaagcagtgttatagcacgagtacttatctagaatcattaacaatataaaacttacaaaataagtttttttccaagtcatcatatttagcatatgattttattgcataattatttatccaaaaaaactttcaaaaacaatcacataaattatattttatataaaaattacaatataaataaaataaatttcaactcgtgttctagcacggatcttaatctagtattACTAGAAAATTGCatccaaatattatatttttacattaaatcCATGCTTGATTactataaagaaaataaatactagtatatattgTGAGTGTTCAATTCTGTTTGGGCCTATATTAGATCTTTAGATCTTCACTTAGACTAATTCAACACACCAAGTGAACTTGAGAAGAAGGGCCTAATAGATTCACAATTTTGGTCCAACTGATCGGTCCATAGccaaatttatttgtaaatttaaggTTCAATTGAATTGGTGAGATTCATCATAAAAATTCTGAACcatcaaaatcaatcaaaaaaagaGGTGAGGATCCAAAGTGTGGAACTGATTAGATACTATACAACTATATATCTACAGtaagaaaacataaacaatccCAACATGATCCGAAGTTTCATGATTCCTGTTGGGTTTGTGTAAGTGCAATTGTATAACAATCATCTTGTAAAGATTTGAGAATCAAGATCGCGGGGATCTACCATTGGCGGCTCTGAGGTAAACCGATAAGGAAGATTTTGAATACggcgaagagagagaggagactCCCTCCCACAAGGCATACTCGAAGAgctgtcttcttctttcttggacTTAACCAAGTGAAAGACTGGAGACTTGATTCTAAAATGGATTCACCATCAAGGTAATACacctagcaaaaaaaaaaaatgatatgaagATCAAGCAATAAAGATCTTATTTTACATAAGGTTTGACGACGAGTTGAATGTAGAACTTACAGGTAAGCTGTTCAGAAGCACTAGTGCAAGAGAGACATGAAATGTGCAGGTCAAGCTCTTTTGTAGGATATCTGGGAAGGATTTGCCAAAGTTGTTAAATCGCCAACGAGGTTGATATGCAGTTAAATGAACCGATCGTGACATGGGAATCAGATCACCGACAAAAACAAACGTGCCAAGGCAAGATGATGTATTGAAATCTTGACCAAGCCTAGAACAATCCTGTGATGAGGTTTTTCTAAAAGTGATCTCTGTCCATGACACACCTGGAGATTGCATTGCTTGTAAACAAGATTCGCCCTGAAACATCAAAAGtatcaaaattaagaaaacgCAATAATGTAATCAATGTTTTCAGTCCATGAGCAATATTCACCTGTGAACACACGCAGTCACTTTTAATATCAGTGTCTGATGTTGTCACCCATCCATCACCGCATTTGTTAAGCTTGACAATATCCTTTGCATCCAAACAAACAGAACCCTCTGCGTGTGCTGCATCTGAGCATGGCATTGGTAAGAATGCAGTGAGATCACCGGGACAAACAAATTGGTTCTCCACCATTTTCCCTTTGAACCCTTGTTCAATCAAAGAAATAGGGACACAGTAACCTTTCCCGTGATGAAATCTTCTTGACCCTCCAAGATACAAAGAAGCATTTGATGTTTCACTGTTTTGCTTATCCAAAATCGCAGCCAGTTCAAGCCATTCACTAGGTTTATGGACTTGTATACCATCCAACGACACAATAACATCTCCAGGAGACAAGTAACCAAACAATGGCGACATAGAAGGCACATCCACAACCTACACAAGAAGATAAAGAATTAGAGTTCTAACAGAGCATTACTAAGGTTTAAAATAACCTCAAAAGACACAAGAAACATACCGTGAGGCTTTCACCGTGTTTATAAAACGGAGACAACATCAGaggcaaaagaaacaaagcaaacacaCATAGTGTACAGAACTGCACATAAAGAAATACAAATCAAGAAACTCTCTTTATCCACAGAACAAATCAGAAAAACGGAGAAAGAGGTAAACACCAACCACTGCATTATGCCAAATACCGGCACAGTAAATACGAAGAGCGCTAAAGCTTGGAAGTGATTGCAAGACATCATGATCAAAAGCTACAAGACCTCCCGGAAATATAGCTGCAATGAAAACGGCAATGTACTCCATCTGTATTCCTTCACTGCCGCTCAATCAGAAGAAGCCTAAGCATTCATGATCTAAGAATAAAGCTCCCAAAACAGATCCAATTCTAATCTACAAAATTACATTCCCCTTCTCTCTATAAAAAAGGTGATAGCTTTGGAAGGAACTGACCTAGCAGCAGCAAGAGCATGGCCAAGTTCATGAACTGAAACAGTAATAACAGTGGAAACGAATACATAGGCAATGCCGGATAATGATACAAGCTgccaaaaccaaacataaattCAAAgtaattagctttttttttgtttcgaatGCTTccaagatgagatttttttgtttaaagtaaGAGCTAACCGTGGAAGGAGAGAATCCAAATACGGCGGAAGTGAGACGATTGGAGAACAAAGGATTAGGGTggaactgaagaagaaggaacatgGTGACTAGTAAAAGAGAAGCGACGCCGAATCCGAGTCCGATTGAGAACCAGATTTTCATCACGCCGGAGAATCGCCGTCCGATACGGAAGATGGGTTCGTTGAAATTAAAGATCTTGAAGTCGCAGTAACAACAAGAAGCTTCGTTTTCCATGTTATCGCCGCCGGCGAGGTGGTCTCTTCGGAACCTCATCCTGAATCTTCTCACTCGCCGTCCTGAAATCTCCATCGGGGTTTATTCAA
It encodes the following:
- the LOC104723004 gene encoding membrane-bound transcription factor site-2 protease homolog isoform X2, with product MEISGRRVRRFRMRFRRDHLAGGDNMENEASCCYCDFKIFNFNEPIFRIGRRFSGVMKIWFSIGLGFGVASLLLVTMFLLLQFHPNPLFSNRLTSAVFGFSPSTLVSLSGIAYVFVSTVITVSVHELGHALAAASEGIQMEYIAVFIAAIFPGGLVAFDHDVLQSLPSFSALRIYCAGIWHNAVFCTLCVFALFLLPLMLSPFYKHGESLTVVDVPSMSPLFGYLSPGDVIVSLDGIQVHKPSEWLELAAILDKQNSETSNASLYLGGSRRFHHGKDAAHAEGSVCLDAKDIVKLNKCGDGWVTTSDTDIKSDCVCSQGESCLQAMQSPGVSWTEITFRKTSSQDCSRLGQDFNTSSCLGTFVFVGDLIPMSRSVHLTAYQPRWRFNNFGKSFPDILQKSLTCTFHVSLALVLLNSLPVYYLDGESILESSLQSFTWLSPRKKKTALRVCLVGGSLLSLFAVFKIFLIGLPQSRQW
- the LOC104723004 gene encoding membrane-bound transcription factor site-2 protease homolog isoform X1 — encoded protein: MEISGRRVRRFRMRFRRDHLAGGDNMENEASCCYCDFKIFNFNEPIFRIGRRFSGVMKIWFSIGLGFGVASLLLVTMFLLLQFHPNPLFSNRLTSAVFGFSPSTLVSLSGIAYVFVSTVITVSVHELGHALAAASEGIQMEYIAVFIAAIFPGGLVAFDHDVLQSLPSFSALRIYCAGIWHNAVFCTLCVFALFLLPLMLSPFYKHGESLTVVDVPSMSPLFGYLSPGDVIVSLDGIQVHKPSEWLELAAILDKQNSETSNASLYLGGSRRFHHGKGYCVPISLIEQGFKGKMVENQFVCPGDLTAFLPMPCSDAAHAEGSVCLDAKDIVKLNKCGDGWVTTSDTDIKSDCVCSQGESCLQAMQSPGVSWTEITFRKTSSQDCSRLGQDFNTSSCLGTFVFVGDLIPMSRSVHLTAYQPRWRFNNFGKSFPDILQKSLTCTFHVSLALVLLNSLPVYYLDGESILESSLQSFTWLSPRKKKTALRVCLVGGSLLSLFAVFKIFLIGLPQSRQW
- the LOC104723004 gene encoding membrane-bound transcription factor site-2 protease homolog isoform X3, whose amino-acid sequence is MEYIAVFIAAIFPGGLVAFDHDVLQSLPSFSALRIYCAGIWHNAVFCTLCVFALFLLPLMLSPFYKHGESLTVVDVPSMSPLFGYLSPGDVIVSLDGIQVHKPSEWLELAAILDKQNSETSNASLYLGGSRRFHHGKGYCVPISLIEQGFKGKMVENQFVCPGDLTAFLPMPCSDAAHAEGSVCLDAKDIVKLNKCGDGWVTTSDTDIKSDCVCSQGESCLQAMQSPGVSWTEITFRKTSSQDCSRLGQDFNTSSCLGTFVFVGDLIPMSRSVHLTAYQPRWRFNNFGKSFPDILQKSLTCTFHVSLALVLLNSLPVYYLDGESILESSLQSFTWLSPRKKKTALRVCLVGGSLLSLFAVFKIFLIGLPQSRQW
- the LOC104723004 gene encoding membrane-bound transcription factor site-2 protease homolog isoform X4 codes for the protein MEISGRRVRRFRMRFRRDHLAGGDNMENEASCCYCDFKIFNFNEPIFRIGRRFSGVMKIWFSIGLGFGVASLLLVTMFLLLQFHPNPLFSNRLTSAVFGFSPSTLVSLSGIAYVFVSTVITVSVHELGHALAAASEGIQMEYIAVFIAAIFPGGLVAFDHDVLQSLPSFSALRIYCAGIWHNAVFCTLCVFALFLLPLMLSPFYKHGESLTVVDVPSMSPLFGYLSPGDVIVSLDGIQVHKPSEWLELAAILDKQNSETSNASLYLGGSRRFHHGKGYCVPISLIEQGFKGKMVENQFVCPGDLTAFLPMPCSDAAHAEGSVCLDAKDIVKLNKCGDGWVTTSDTDIKSDCVCSQQCNLQVCHGQRSLLEKPHHRIVLGLVKISIHHLALARLFLSVI